In the genome of Catharus ustulatus isolate bCatUst1 chromosome 1, bCatUst1.pri.v2, whole genome shotgun sequence, the window AGGTCATGGAGTCTCCATTCTTTGAGATATCAAAACCCCACCTGAACATAATCCTGGGTGAACTGCTTTCCTGACCCTGCTTTGGGCAGGTGTTGGACTAGTCAATACGCAGAGGTGATTTCTCACCTCAATCATTTGTGATTCACTTGGACGATCTGTTCTTACTTCTTGCAGCTATCATTTGATACAATATATGCAGGTTAGAATGCACTTCTCGCCTTCCACTCATGTTTCTGTGAACCAGTTATAATTCATATAATCTAACTTTTAGAACACCTGCTTTAAAGAGACAAAACCAAACACTGGGGACAGCTAGTAAAACCCATTATTTCTGAAGCAATAACACTCGTAACTGAAAAtgtcttattaaaaataaaaatatgttttcaaattaaacattgatttattttgtgGCAGGGGAAATCAGCTGTAGCACAAGACATCCGAATTAAATTAACAGGTTTCccattgctttctttttaattgaaattatgGGATCTTTATGATGTTACATTTTTATATGATTTTATGGGGCTTAGAGTAATAGGCCCTGAGTTTACTTAATGACAGCAGGAACTAGAATAATCTGAATAATAGagcaaaatacagaataaagaTTTCATGGTGCCTTAATCTGAGAGGTACTTCTTTAACCCTTTGGTGAGTGTGTAACATGCTTTTCCTAACTCTGTACTATATGGTAGGATAATTGCAGTGCTTTGAGCCTAAAAGAATTCATGCACATCTCCCTTCATTCTGCAgcctctgaaatgaaaagcatGCCCaaacagaagggaagaaagacaTGGAAGCAAAAGTGAATCAATTATTGCCTTCAGCCTtgagaaattaatatatttaactTGTAACTTCACAAGTGCTCAGGTGGTTTCGCTCTCTTCTGAACACTGAAAGAACATCATTGAAAGTAGGTGGACAGAGCATCCTAAAGGAAGGACCTGGACCacattctgtaaaaaaaaaaaaaaaaaaaaaaggaaaaaagtgacaGATTTCAGAAAAGAAGCAGTGAAGATATTCAGAGTAAAGGTACCATGTTTTCctaagaaagattttaaaagtttaagaGATTATTTGGATACAGAATAAGAGCTGTGTTGTGAAAAATGTTGCAATGGCTAAAGGGATTCAATGGGCAGATTTACCTTGGAGGAAGCTTCTCCATTGTGTGTTGAGAAAGTCATAGGAGTCATCAACCAGAAGCTCAGAACAGAACTCAATTTACATTGATAAATAGCTTGTGCAGGTGCAGAAGGGCATTTCTAAGGTAATGAGGTAAAACTATTAATGGAATATGTTTTTGGAGAAGTCTTGACAGGGAATAGAAAGCAGTcacacaggaaaagcagagaaatttaGCTGCTTGGGAAGTTTATGGTGCTACTGGACAGAGAGCTGGGATCTGTGATAGAGTGCTCTGTTTCAATTATAAAGATGAGCCAAAAGAGCTTCTAGCCTTTCCCATCTTTGTGTTTTATGAGTACAGGTGTTACAGGCATGCAAAGTAGCATATCTTAATTGTCATCTCCAAATCAGACCAGTTCCACTTGTGTTTGGTTTAGCATACTGTATTTTGATGAAGTTTTCATCTGATTTCCCTTGAGGACAGCAGTAGCATTTCCACTTACTCAAGAAGTCAAGCTCTTATACTATTTAATTTACTATGGGTGTAGAGAATTTAAAGTGTGAATTAAAACAATGGAAACATCTttgtggcacagcacaggaaagCAAACCTAAGAACAGTACAAATAGTTGTTGACTGCCAGAGCTTTACTCATACCCCAGTAAGTTTTGCCCTGGGAAGAAGGAGCTGcacaaagagctgctggagcctaCAAACTTCAAAGCAATGACATGGAAGTGCAAATCAATAGAGAAACCACATGAAACTTTTCAAGGGTATTTGATGCCTTCATGTGTTCATTTTGAAATGTTACCTCACAAATTCCCACTAACCCTATCATTCTTGAACTCTCTAGCtatttcctgaaaaacaaagctaGCAGCTCCTAGGCAATCATTGTTATAATGCTTGGAGAATGTGAAAGCTTCATTTAAGCTTCATTTCTCAGTATCATACTTTCTGTGGAGAAAGGTGCAGAACTTCTGCCTATTGCCTGCACTATTCCAGTGCAGTCCTGCTGAAGCCCTCCTCCAGAACTGGGCTGGAGGAGACAGAAGGCATGTATGATTTATTGCATTATTTTGCTgaaatagactttttttttgttttttgggggatttttttttttttttaagaaacattcATCTTGTGTTTACACATCAGTAAATTGGTAAATggttggaattttatttttgctattacTTGTTCCAGTTGGTACCCCAGTGTAGACACAGGGGTCTTCAGACTGGATGCCAGCTGGTGCTTTTCTGTTCTCTAGCTTTGTACTTTGCTAAAAGTTGAAAATGGTGTTCTTTCACACCAGTCAGTAATGAGGAGACATGATTTTTTTAAGTTGTAATACCTTCATGTAGTTCAGATCTTTGAGTACTTAGTCAAATCACCTGAGGAAAGATTTCTACTTTTTATTATGGAATAATTTCTGTCCTGTGATATATTAGATGATAGCAAGTAGTAATGTATTAACTTGACAGTTCTGATATGcaatacattttaataaaatatctttaacCATCTTGAAATTGCCATATAAAGTATATTATACTGTGACTTGACTACTACTTTAAAAGACCATCATGCAAACATTGCTGAACTCCACTGACTTTAATGAACTTTGGATCAGGCCCATGTTCCTTAATGTGAAAGTCTCAGGGGAAGTACCATGAGGCCTCTCTAACAGCATCCTTTCTTCTGTTAACAtgcaagaaaaatgcattgctCTTAAATGTTGttgataaaatatatttcacaatGTTTTCATAGTGTTTTAAGTAAGAGAAAAGCAAGTGTTTTAAAGCACTCATTAGAAAAATGAAGTGCATggtttaaaatcttttaaaatacaatgtATATATTCCTTTCTAATGTTTTGAACTTGTGGAGTTAGTCTTCACATCTGAAATTCACTTTTATCTTCATTTGGTCACAGAGAgacttttacatttttctatgTTCCAAAGCGTGCACACAATTGTTTAATTAGAACAAACAACAGAAATCTtacttaaaaatgtttattgtaAAAAAGTGGCTAGAAAACAACATCAATTTCACTTCACACTTTCTTCAAGTTATCTATAGATGCTGCTATGGGCAACAATTTGCTTTCATTCATAACACATTCaatcatataaaaataaaaatatttacattatgTCCACATACTTTACAAAATCATCAATAAAAAAAGGCACTTGGAGGGGTAATGCTGAAAATATTGCATTTCCtttgtgcatttaaaaaaaaataattgtaaaactCCCATGGATCCCCTCTCTTGCACTTATTCCcgttttttaaaacaaaaatgaagtttAGATGAACTATTCCATACTAAAGGATGGTCAAGCATGCACCAGGAATGTTTGAAGCTACAgtattatctttttttatttatttatttttttaaggcatATGCAGTTAATTTGTGGCTATGTTTTGTTTGTACATTCTCTtacacttttttccctcttttagtTATGcagttttaaagcatttcagGTCATTAATGAAGGCCTTGGCtcctaataaaataaaataaaaaaaaccagaaatgaataatattaaacaTTTACTAAGGTAAACTTGGAATACTTTTTAAGGCACCTGAGATAAATGGTGTCTAGCAAAATTCACTTGGGtagttttttcattaaaatttccaCCTAAAATACTGTTTCTTTGGTTGAAATGGCTTGGCAGGAATGTATTGTTAACTTTGAAGCCTTTTCTAAGCAAGAAAAGATGACCTACATTTGGCTTCATCTATAAAGAAAGCTGATAATGCTTCTTCCTTTAGATCTACTTGAAATGTCATGCATGGCGTCTTTCCCCCTATTTCAGAATTCacacttaaaaatgcaaatgtatgGCAAAATAGACTACTTAAAGCTCATTTCTACTGACATTCTAAATTCTTCCACTAGTTTATTTGTTCGCTTGTTTggtggtgttttggtttggtatctttgttttttggtttggttttttattattttttttggctgaaaagTAGATGAGAAAACGCCTTTGGATTTCCACTTATCATTTGGAACAGAAGTGGAGAAATGCATTGAGTCCAGGTAAACATTGACAGCATGACTCAGTGTGCTACACAGCAGCCAGATTCCTCATGTTTGTGCAGAAGAGACATTCTGGAGAAAGTTTTGGAGCAATTTTTGCACTGGTATTTCTTCACATCTGAGTGGGTCTGCAGATGAGCCCTCAGATTGGATCTGTCTGCAAAAGCCCTGTTGCAGTGAGGACAGGAAAATGGCTTCTCTCCTACAAAACAAACATCAAGAGAAAATAggataaatattaaaaaaacccaaaaaaacaaaaaacccaaaaccagcaTGTTTGGGACAGGTAATTCCTGCTTTTatcctaagaaaaaaaatagaacaaatagaAATGACTTGttataagcaaaaaaaaaaaaaaaatctcatgaaaAGTTAATCAGGCCACAGATAGAGCAGctttcagcactgctggctctttTGCAGAGCCCCAGTCTATTGAGACTATGTTGTGAAGTGCAGTCTCTGAAAACAAGCTGCTGACACCTTCTGCATCTACAGGTGCATGCAGCACTTTTAGACTGGGCTCCTTCCAAcattcccaaatattttcatagaaCATTTTCTCCTTAGTGCTGTGTGAATTACTGAGGAACAAGAGCTTTGAAAAGCAGCGAACAGCTGTACAGACATTACATTGAACCCAGTGTTATACTCAAAACCCATTTTTACCTCaatagaaaaaacccaaccacttTGCTGATGATGGGTTTCTAATTCTTAAGGACCTGAGGCAGTACATGCAACACTTGCCAGCTGCTTAAGGAGTCAGAAAGCAGCCCCTCATGCATCGCCTGGTTTTTTGCTGCCTGATTTCAGAGGCAGTTGGAGCCTTCTCAAAGTTAGCAATTTCCAAACCCTAAAAGTTAACATAACATCCTTAAAGCAGAAGCTTCAGCTAGTGGAAATGGGCTAAACCATCCTAAAATTACCAAGGAAGCAGTGCTGATTTATGCCAGTATCTGGCTAGCAGTTATGAGACCATGCTAAACTCCCCCCCTATCCcaccttccctctctccctgcaagAGGGACAATTTAGCCTTTTAATGGTTCATTGGAAATTCTGCAGACACATTTCAAGGTTAGCTAAGAAACGCTGCTGGCTTTTCCACCTGTGGAGAGAAATAGCAAAAAGACATCCCGATGTTATAGCAACAAGAAACTGCAAATGTAACGCTTGCCCTTACCAGTGTGAGTTCTAATGTGTCCTTGAAGTAGCCAGGGTCTAGAGAAAGCCTTGCCGCAGATCTTGCAGACACAAGGTAGCGTGTGGGTCCTGATGTGCATCTTTAGCGCTCCCAGGCTGACATACTCCTTGTCACAGTACTTGCAGCTGAACGACTTCCTAGACTGGGCATCGCAGTGCAGCTGCTTGTGTTTGGCCAACCCAGAGAAAGTCGAATAGGTCTTGTTGCACAAACTGCACTGGAACTTCTCAGCTTCGATTGCATGAGGGTCTGAAAGCTTTGATTGGATTCTCTCTTCTTCATCGCTAATGGGGCTTTCTGAACCGCTGTGATCTTTGGAGGAGGTGTCAGAAGGTGGAGGTGGGCTGACTCTTCCCAAAGATGAGGGGTATCCAGAAAGCGGAGAGAGGTCACTGGGTAATGGAGACGGCAGCAGCCCAGTTGTAGTCCACACAGTAATAGGATTGTAAGCTACTGAGCTCAGGATCTCTGGCTGTGGTATGATAGGGACTGGATAGCTTTCGTACAGGTATGGGGATATAATCACTGGagaaagaagaatattttaaggtaagaaaactaaaaagtatttcaaaaagcagcagaattaaCACCTTAAGGATTAAAAGCTGCATAAATGAAACACTCCGTAGGGTAATCTGAATATAAGAGGGATTCAGGAAATACAGTTTCATACATATATTGTGATGGGTAGAGACAGTGCCCTTGAACAGGCAAATTGCAGCTGGAGAGTCCCTTCAAGGCGGCACGCTGCTTCTAAATCTGTGCAGCCTGACACAATGAAGCAGTGAAACTTCCTGAAAGATTTGAATTCAGGTTTCAATTCCTCCACCAACAGATACAGAACAGGAAAACTCCAAATCCTCTCTGAGTAACTTGAGTTCAAGTGGATGAGCAAACTTTCATGATTCATTCTGGTCAGCACTGACATATTTCTCAAAACTCCCTCCTTGTAAGCAGGGGAAAACAGAGCAAGCAATGAACTAACCCGTCCCCTGCAGCCCGCAGAGCAATCCCACCCCTCCTCAGCACCGCCACGCCACGACCGCAGCTTTAGGAGCGACGCGGTGGCACCGAGATTTCATTTTGTTACCTGTGTGAGTGTCCAGCTCGCTGTAATTCGGCTTCTTGGATGAATTGAAATGCTTCTTGACCAGGAAGGAGCGTGGCATTTTGGAGGCAGGGTGcgtgctgctggcagtgtgtGTCCTTGCGGTGGTGCCGGGGGCGCAGCGCAGCACACGCGGTGTCACTGCGGGCGCATCGGTGCCGCTGCCGCTCCCTTCGGCGCCGCGCAGCCCATCCACTCCCGCCTGGGCAGGGGCACTGCCGAGCCGCCTTGAAAAGTGCCGTAAATACCCACGAGTCAGGTGCAGGGGGGAAGGGTTTTCCGCTCCTCCAATCGCTTCGGGATGTTCTCAAGCACTTTTCCAAAGAGGCTGTTTTtctgggagggctctggggctgctggctgtgggatcCAATCCCGGTCGGAGGGTTTGGTTCAGGTTTCAGCTCCTCCCGCTGGAGACAGCTGTGAACGGGGGAAGAGAGCTCTAGCAGAGCGCGTTGCCCTGCGCCGAGGTGGGGGGATGTGGCTCTGTAGAACTGCAGTCTACATAAATGTATTGCTCaaaattcttgaaaataaaGGTCAGTTTACTGATTCAgctgaaatatatatatatatatatatatatatatatatatatatatatatattctttctGACAGAGACCTGGATAAGTCATAGCAatgaaacttctttttcttcttcctcccacctttcccccctttcccccctttccccctccctttatttttccttccccttttattttccttttcttcttctttattcttctgtctctttttgtttttcttttaaacgAGTCTGCTTTCCAGATGTTTGATATGAGAATTACAATGGGACAAACTGTTCACTAAGAGCAGAAGGGCAAacgcacacacacagacacacagacacagagacacacacaacACTACAAGATAACAAGTTGGCCGGCAGTCCTAATGGAAGGCTTTGAACTGAATGAGTGCCTGCTCCATTTGGGAGCTGCCTTTGAATAGCTGCGCTTAGGAAAGGCTGGAGACGAGCAGCCTGCCTCCCTAACCTGCACCCTTTCAGGCAGAAGCACCAGACAGATACTGCAAGTGAGTtcaaggagagagagaaaccttgGGAGGATTGTATTTCAGAGCAGAGTGATAGTCTTTATATAATATGCATGCTGCTTCAGACTGCTCGtatgaagaatattttctttttcactttaaaaatctgcagaatGCAAAACCTTGATCTTTCTTTCCTTGGGAGTAGTTATGTCACTCTTGCCTATCTTAGGACACTGCCAAGGAAATTTTCCTAATTATCCAAAGCAGTTAAAAGATGCATAGATAGgcaacccccccaaaattatAGACTGGGTAATTTAAATGTCTCTTAAATGTCCTTCTCCATTAGTATATTTTAGGACCTCTTGATTTCCTATGAAGGTTTAATCTATgttatgtatttaatttaagaTTAAAGTCTCTTAAATGGGCCACAGAGTGTTCTGGTTATCTAGGTTGATTTAGAGGAGATATTTAGTCGCAGAtagggtttttaattttaaaatatttgcattttggaaATATGGACAGCTGAACGCTGGTAAATATCTAGCACAAATTACATTCTGATTGACTCTTGGtctgccctccccaccccttCCCCCTCTCGTTGTGTATTACCTACACCTGCCTGGGCACATACCGGCATGCCGTGCTGGTGTGATGCTGGAGCTCTCTCTCCTTTTGGGAGGAGGCGTGGAGGGTGTTTTACAGAGACCACCCTGACACGTTTTTGCAGCAGGTGTTGGAATAGATGTGAAggaataccaaaaaaaaaaaaaaaaaaaaaaagaaaaaaaaagaaaaaaaaccccaatggGTCTGTTAAGACATGCAAGAGCAAAGTGCTTTGTCAAGCTGCATGACTTCTTAATCTTGGGGAATACCAAAACAAGTGCAGGAAAAGTTAGCCATTTTCAAAACTGGTTAGAAAGATTCATCTGTTCAGCATCTAACTCTGGTGTCTGTTAGTGAAGGATGCCCTATGAATTTCCAAGTGGCAGGGAACATATCCAGGCTATTGGAGGAAAGTGAAAGTGGCAAAGAAAGGGACTTTGCAGGTACTTGCTTTGCAGCTGGGGCAAAAGGAACAGAGGTGGTTTTTCCAGAAGACAAAGCAGTGCTTGCAGAGACACAATCCGTTACTTTCCTCATCtccacagaaatgaagaaatccacaaagcatttttaaaaggtttcatTTGTGGTCCTGCTTCCCTCTCAGCTCTGTTCCATTTGAcaaatccctgtcccctgccagctctgggaaagCATTGCATTTCAGGATGTGAGGCATTAGTCTGTATCTAAATAGTCTGTTACATGAGCTGTGATTCAGACTTTGAGCTGGTTTAAGTTTGTGTGTTGAAATGAATGGAGCCATGCAGATTTTCACTGGCTCGGGATCTGttcttttgtgtgtttgttaaAAGTAAAGGGTCTGATTCACCAGTGAGGTTCTCCCTCTCGGGGCATTTTCACCAGCATAGCACCGGAGTGATGCAGTTTAAATTAATTGCACTTATATAAATCACAGGAGCGTAAGCAGTTAGCCCACTGGCTGAGCTGATTGAAGGATGTTAGGAATTGGATAGAAGGCATGTTATTACATGGTCCTGAAAGGATATTAGCAGCACATACTACCTGAGTGAGGTCTGCTGTCAAAAAAAGGGAGAGTCTGTGTGGGGAGTGGGTGAGTCAGAGCAAACAGGTGTTCTGGGTGTTTACGGCAAATGTGGATGAGAGGGCACTTGGAGACGTGTGGCATCCATTCCCATGCAGGAAAGGCAACACAAAGGTCGAGTGCAGAAAACAGGAGGTTTCCCCTCCTTGGAGGAGCCAGGGAGGTGTGGAGGGTAGCGGGTGGCTCTGATTGATGgtcgtgctgcctgcaggcaaaGCCTTGCACCCACCTCCGAAAAATCAGGCCTACAGCTTCCCTCTCACATTTTACAAGTAGTCGGTCTTTTAGGGATTCTTTATGTTTTTACTTTGAAAGCTCACGTAAAGCTGTCTTGTTAATGCCACTGTGCTGCTAATTGCCACTCTGCAACGTGCATAGGAAATGATCCAAGCAATTCTGCTGCCTGAAACCTTGGCATGTGCTTTGCAGCAACTTAATGATTAGGACCAGAGCTTCAACCCCCCTACAgcagaaatggcttttttttttttttttttttttttttttttttttaatcatcagGCCACTTGTTCCTGTGCACAGATAACAAACTCTGAGCTTCATTTTAGTCTCCCCATTTCTCACAGCTGCATCAAATCCCTTTCCTTTCCACGCTTTCTGAGAGGGACACTAACTTTGTTACTTGGTTTTCTGGAATTGGAGGGTGCCAGATTTATGTTTATTATCAAAAAGGGAATAAGAGCCCAAGCTAAGGCATCAATAGCTTAGTTCTTCTCCTGACAGCATTAGTGTCCCTAACAAGCATCAATACTTGCAAGAGTGTGGATAAAAAAACGTTAAATATCTGGATAAACCACAGCAGAATCAAGAAAAATAGTTTCAGAATATTAAATGAGTTATGTTGGATCACTGTTCCCATATTTCTCAGGCAGTACTCTTAATCATTTTGACTGCCACAGAATCCACGGAAGGCAGCGCAGGAGGTTTGGAAGAACCCCCAGGAGGCACTGAGCCCAGTGGAGCTTACCAAAAATAGCTCTGGAGGTTTATTGATGCAGGTGACGACTTCATCCTGGAAGAGGTAGAAGCTCAAGTAACTCACACCTACAGCATAGCTCTTGTAATTCATAAGCCTCCTACATTTCAAAGGAAAGTGTGAAATGGTTAatatgggaaaaagaaagatgggTTTTCAATAGTCAGTTGAATGTGGAAGAAATCAACTCAGCTTCAGTGTTATCCTATGCTTTCATATTTCCCCCTTAGTGCCAGAAGATGTATCTTGGAAAGTAAAGACATGGTGTGACTTTCAGAAGCTGGAAAACTTTAGTAGCACTAGAAACCGAGAAGCACTTCAAATGTGATTAGATTGGATGTCAGAGAGAAGTAAACCCAAAATTAACATAGAGGGAAAACAATTAAGCAAAGGTATTCTCTTCCATCACCCAACATTTATGccttaataaatttttaaacaaattctaAGGATaccttttctttcacattttggTCTTCATTCAAATACTGACCTGAACTACCAGTAGAAATGGCAGCAAATTTAATGGAGGACTGTTAAGAAGTCATGTCAAGACTGGAAGACTTTGGAAGATTTTCCCCAGTCAAGTAAAATGTCTCCACATTTTGAATGTTTTGCaccagcacatttttttttctaaaatcagTGACTTTGCCGGAGTTTAGGCATATTTAAGAGATGGTATTGAACAGCAAAAGTCTGATTCAGTCTGAACTTTCCAGTAAGTCAAGGCCCTTTGAAGTGTGTCTCTTAAAGATCTAAGCCTGTCTGTATATagataaacatatatatatagatataagtctattttatatatatctatatgaaaataattttccttaaatataGACTTGCATTTATTAGTAGATGCAAAATGGTTCCTTTTGGATCAGACGGTTCAAACACTCCTGGCTTCTGCGTGCACTCTCCTTCACACCTGTGTAGCTTCACTGACTTGAGAGGGGTCATTTTAGAGT includes:
- the SNAI2 gene encoding zinc finger protein SNAI2 encodes the protein MPRSFLVKKHFNSSKKPNYSELDTHTVIISPYLYESYPVPIIPQPEILSSVAYNPITVWTTTGLLPSPLPSDLSPLSGYPSSLGRVSPPPPSDTSSKDHSGSESPISDEEERIQSKLSDPHAIEAEKFQCSLCNKTYSTFSGLAKHKQLHCDAQSRKSFSCKYCDKEYVSLGALKMHIRTHTLPCVCKICGKAFSRPWLLQGHIRTHTGEKPFSCPHCNRAFADRSNLRAHLQTHSDVKKYQCKNCSKTFSRMSLLHKHEESGCCVAH